From Candidatus Angelobacter sp., one genomic window encodes:
- the lnt gene encoding apolipoprotein N-acyltransferase, translating to TTYRKRHLVVFGEYLPFAQWLPVLRKLIPIPGDFTPGDRFVPFELSGAAKAKLSVLICFEDVFPHLVRDYVGADTDFLLNLTNDGWFGEGAAQWQQAVGAVFRAVENGVPLIRCTNNGLTCWIDSHGVIREILGGEGKAVYAPGFMLAKIPLSTSGQGHESTFYNRHGDWFGWVCLGLSLVAVVVRIVHNRPSPPANTFRDSKG from the coding sequence ACGACGTATCGCAAACGGCACCTCGTTGTCTTTGGCGAATATCTTCCCTTTGCACAGTGGCTTCCGGTTTTGCGAAAGCTCATTCCCATTCCTGGCGATTTCACTCCGGGCGACCGTTTCGTGCCGTTCGAGCTTTCCGGCGCGGCGAAGGCAAAACTCTCGGTGCTGATTTGTTTTGAAGACGTGTTTCCGCACCTCGTGCGCGATTACGTCGGGGCCGATACCGATTTCCTGCTGAACCTGACGAACGATGGCTGGTTCGGCGAAGGCGCGGCGCAATGGCAACAGGCGGTGGGCGCGGTTTTTCGCGCAGTGGAGAATGGCGTGCCGCTCATCCGCTGCACGAACAACGGTCTGACCTGCTGGATTGATTCGCATGGGGTGATCCGGGAGATTTTGGGCGGCGAAGGAAAGGCGGTTTATGCGCCCGGCTTCATGCTGGCAAAGATTCCACTATCCACGTCGGGACAAGGGCATGAATCGACGTTTTACAACCGTCACGGCGACTGGTTTGGGTGGGTCTGCCTGGGTTTGTCGTTGGTTGCTGTTGTTGTCCGCATTGTTCACAATCGACCAAGTCCTCCGGCCAACACCTTCCGTGACAGTAAAGGATGA